The nucleotide window ACGACCCAAGACCAAAGGTAAGCGTATCGAACGCTGGTAAATAATTGAGTTGTGGTGCTTGAGGATAGATGTAAAAGTTTTGGCTTAAGAAGCATCTAGAAGACAAATATGTCTAATATTGAGCCTCCATCAAAAAGATCTATGGGACATCATTTTAAGGAGCTATGGCTGATCTTGAAAATGATTATGCACAAGCTTTTTTCTCTTCAGGGCACTACCGATATTGAGGGCACCATTGACAATATCACTCGCAATATTTCCATTCGTGGAACGAATATGTGGATGTTGATTTCTTCTTCTGTACTAGCATCTGTGGGTTTGGATATGAATTCTGGAGCTATTCTGATTGGCGCAATGCTTATTTCTCCCTTGATGTCACCTATTATAGGTATGGGTTTTTCCCTTGGCACACATGACCGAAATCTCTTTTTTATGGCGCTTAATAACTTGCTTATTACAGTAGTAATTAGCCTCGTATTTAGTTCGGTTTATTTTTATATGACACCTCTTGGAGAAATAACCGACCAATTACGGTCGAGGACATCGCCTACACTTTTAGATGCAATAGTAGCAATTTTTGGTGGTGTCGCTGGGATTGTAGCATGTTCGAGAACTAAGTCTTTAAATGCTATTCCAGGCGTTGCTATTGCTACAGCGCTTATGCCACCCCTTTGCACAGCTGGTTACGGAATCGCTAAAGGAGACTTAGGCTTTTTTATGGGGGCCTTTTATCTTTTCTTCATCAATGCACTTTTCATTACGGCAGTTACCTATTTTATGGTTCAACTCCTCGGCTTTCCTCATAAGCATTTTTTCGAGAAGAATCAACGTAATAAAGTGAAAATCTTTACGATCATAGCCTGTCTAACCACATTGATCCCGAGTATATTTTTCCTTGGAAATTTAGTAAAAGAGCAAAAAATCAAAGCTCAAGTAAATGAGTTTGTAACCCGCGAAATCAATACATCCTTACATGAGGCGGTAGAATGGAAATTGGAAGATAAAGGGCAAGGAGGTAAGCGACTGAAAGTCTATATGATAGGCTCACCCGTCACGCCAGAACAAGAGAGTCTCTTGAAAGAGAAGTTAATTGGTGAAGCCTATGAGTTGGATTTCGTCAATCTACACATCGTCCAAATGAATGTTCCTAAAGAAAAAGCGGAGAAAGAAGACTCCATAGTGGTTAAAGAGCTTATTAGCACCATGGAGCAGGTGAAGAAGAGAGATGAAGAGATTGCACAACTTAAGCTCGCAGCCTTAAAGGTTGATAAGGATGCTAGGTTATTACCTAATTTAGATGAAGAGGTTGCTTTGATATTTCCAGAGATAGATCGTGCTTGGTATGGTTTGATGCTTCCCATGGACTCGAGTGCAAAGAAGAAGGAAGTGCCAACATTGATGTTAACTTTTAAAAGAGGAGTTAAGGAACAGTTTGAGCTATTAGAGTCACAAAATGAGATTCAAACCAACGCTCAAGAAGTGGAAGATGAGGTGGATAATCAAGAAAGAATGACCAGTGAGGAGATGCCATCAGAACAACCCAAGCCTATTCTTGAAGAATTAAGTCATGCAAAAAAGCAAGACATTATCCAGCGCTTGAGGGGCTTTTTGAAAAAGCGTTTCGACAAGGAAAGTCTCCATATTTTAGAGTATGATCCTACTCAAGATATGAACCTCGTTATCCATGCAGCCGATCAGATGGAGTGGAAAGAAGAGCAGGGCAAGGAGGCAGGGAATGTTTTGGAGAGCGCGAATCAAAAAGAATAGTCCCAACTTGCATTGTATTGGGTAGAGGCTATTATTTTGCTATGAAATCAGCCTATGAACTTGCTATGGAGAAGCTCGAAAAAGCGCAGCCAGCTGAAAAATTAACAGACGAACAAAAAGCTCAGATCACGGAAATTAACTCTCTTTACGAATCCAAAATTGCCGAACGAGAGACATTTCTTGCCAGTCTTATTGCGCAAGCCGAGGCAAAGGGAGATTTTAATGAAGTTGCAGAAGTTCAAGAACAAAAGGTTCGTGACATCGCTGCTCTAAAAGATGAGTGGGAGACCAAAAAGCAAAAAGTTTGGAAGAAATAGTCACACAAGCTTGTACTCTCATTTTTAATCCAAATGATGTCATAAAGGCTTAAAGATCTTGGCCCTTAGTGTATTTTCTAATGAATGGGCAACAGTGACTCATCCAACCTGTCGTTTTATAGCTTCACCGATGAAAGCTTCTAGGGATCTGAGTATTCCCTTAGTGTTTGGACCCACGTTGATATCAGGGGATCAATCCGCCAGACGAATCAATCAATAGTTGAATCTTCTGCATGCCTCGGTTGAATCAGGGTATGACAAAAATGGATGTTTAAGACTCATTCAAAAATGCTCTTTGAAGTCTGGACTCTCCTAGGGGTATCACCTTATTGAGCCCATACCCCTACTCTATTTGGATGAGTACTCCGCCTTGATAGCTTCGCCTTTGCTAGCTTATCCAAGCTACGTTCAGACAATGCGATTGACGTATCTTCCTCAACTCTCTTTTTCTAGTGACTTAAACTTTTACGGATCTTGTTCAACTTTTTTAGCATCATTCGCTTTTAATTGATACCATAGATAGGTAGAAGCTGTGCACCACAGTATGCTAAGGCAAAGAGTCTCGGCGACCATCTTAAGCATAATGGTCATAGGTATTAAGAAGGTTGAGATTTGCCACATTAAAGACACAACCATCGTTTGTAGATTATTGCGATGCTCTTCTCGATCACTTTGCTTCCAATCTTTATTCCAAAGTCCTTGCGGCTTAGTGGTGTTATAGAATTCTTTGCGAATTTTTTCTTCTGTTTGCGGCGTCATGAAAGTGCCTAATACACTGCCAAGTAAAGAGCAGGAGGCTACTATGAGAACTGTATGGATTTCGTGTAGATACTCATCCGAAACGAAGATAAAGGTTAGAAGCGAGGCGGTAAAACCTGTAAGGATTCCCATCGTAAACCCTGCTCCGTTAAAGCGTTCCCAAAACCACCGCAGGGCAAAAGGGACAAGAAATGCGGGGAACAGGTTGGTCACAATAGCGACCCAGATGCCAACAATTGAATCAAAGTTTAGCGTGATGAATAGGCCGGTGACTACAATGAAAAATGACGCAATATATCCGACCCAGACCAGCTCTTTTTCTGTGCAAGACTGTTTGAGGGGTTGATAGAGATCTTTCACTACATAGGAAGCTCCGGCATTAATGGTGCTATCAAATGTAGACATAGCGGCAGCTAGCATCGCAGCAATAATGATTCCACGCACACCAGAAGGGAAAAACTCGGATAAGAGAACTTCAGGTAAAATTACTTCTGGGTCTTTGGTGCCAACGCCTAGTGAAATTGCTAAGACTGCAAAGCCCAGCACCATTGGCCATCGGAAAGCAAACAGGATAGTCCATAACATACCTATCTTTAGGCAGTCTGACTCATTCTTCGCTGAGTAGAAACGTTGGGCCATGTAAGCGGAGCCTCCACTGCCTCCTAGTCCTTCCAAAATTCCCTTACTGGCCCATACAAGCAAGCAAAGACCAAAAAAGCGATAGTCTAAAATACCATGAGAAGTATTTATTTTAAGCTCTTCTTGAAAGAGCGAAGGGAGAACTCGATTAAAAGTTGCTCCAGGCCATTGTTCGAGGAGTTCGGGGGTCACCTCTGAAAAGCCTACGATTGCTACATACAGTGCGGCACCACCAATCAATACGCTCTGAACAACATCAGTCCAAACCACACCATAGATGCCACTCAGCACGGTATAAAGGAAAGCGATGGCTAGCATGAGTAATTGGCATTGTAGGATAGTAAAAGGAAGAAAGACGGATAGGAATTTGCCAGCAGCTCCTAGGAAGAAAACGACCATACCTATGGTGATAACCAGGTAAGTGACTGCTGCACTCATGCGCGCTAACTTACCTTGCCAATCTTTACCAAACCGTAGTTGCATCCATTCAGCGGTGGTCATCACTTGGCTACGGCGGTGCCATTTACCCATGAAAGCCATAAAAATAGCGATAGGCAAAACCACTCCGCCTCGCATTTCTATAAAGAAGCCATGAAGGCCGAACCAGTAGAGCATAGTGACTAGGGTCATCGTTCCAGCTATGTCTAGGTTACTTGACATGCCCGAAGCGCCCAAAGCCCACCAAGGCAGCTTGCGATCGCCTAGAAAATAATGCTCTGAGCTCTGGCTTGCGCGTTTAGCTAAAAAAACTCCGAAGATGAGAAGGCTTACAAGGTATATGGCAATGATGGTGTAATCAACACGAGTCATTGCACGTCACTTAAATGGCTATCAACAGACTAGCACTCATAGATTGGAATAACAGCTAAACTGTTTCGACTTTAACTGTCTTGACTTTGAATTCTTGATAAGCCTCAAAGGTCCAGGGGTAAAGGGCTTCAGCAATTTCCCGCATGCCTCGGGCGACCTCTCTCACTTCCCATTGTGCATGATGATCTTCTCTTAGATGAAGGAAATGTAGGAGGTTATGCAGATCGCAGTTCACATAGATTTCCGTGAAGATGCTGACGGGTAAAACGGTTCGGGCAAGCTCTCGAGCTACCCCTTGCTCTAACAAACTTCTATAGGTTTCATAGGCTTGTTTATTAAAGGTCTCTACTTGATTCGTGAGCTTATCGTGATCAAGTCCAGCAGTAGTGCTTCCCTGCTTATTTTTTTCGTCGGGTGAACGCCATTCAGTGGGAACGTAAAATTCATCCATAAGTTCTGAGTACCTGGCACTCCACTCATTGAGACGAAAGGTTCTGTGTCGAACAAACTGTCTCATAATAAAGATAGGCATTTTAATATTAAATGTGATGTTACACTGTTCGAAAGGGCTGGTGTGTCGGTTTCTGTAGAGATAGCGCAGGAGCTTCTTGTCCTGTTCTTCGCCTTTACTTGGGCTTTTATAAGAAATTCTAGCAGATTCTACTATACGGGTGTCCGAACCGAGGTGATCTATGTAGCGAACAAATCCTTTATCAAGTATGGGGATGGTGTAGCCTTTTTCCATGAAGGGTAAGGATTGTCTATGAACGAGAAGTTGTCGATCTAGAAGTTTTTTGAAACTTCTTGGAGCTGGTGCGTGTTATTGGTTTTCCTCGGCCTGATCTTTTTGGATCTTATCGAGTCCTTCTTGCATCTCGCCGGGAAGCTCCGAGATTTTTTCTTTAACTGCAGGGGCTTTTTCCTTCACACCATCAGAAACTTTCTCTGTCACCTCTTTGCCATATTTTATGATTTGGTCAAAGGTAACTTTTTGGCCGCCCTTCTTATCCGGAAAACAAAGGCTAACAACAAAAATAGCCATACTAGCTATACACACTGCACCGAACCAGGAGATGAGTGAGCCTATATAGCCGGCACGAAACAAACTTAGATTAATGCCAAGTAAAGGTAGTAAGAAGACTGCAGTAGGACCAAGTATAAGAAGCATTTTCTGCTTGCCTGGATCTTCTATGTTTGGATAAGCATAAGTGAGAACCGATGCTATTGTGATGGCTACCCCAAAAAGGACAATGGCTCCGCTGAAAATACTGACTAGACCAGTGGCATTTCTAGCTCCGGTGAGTAAATGAAATTTAGCTAAGCAAATAGCCAGAATAGAAAATCCAACAAAAAGGCTAATGGAAAACTCTGCTGTACTGTGCGGGGTTTGCACCATATAGATCAATGTAATCCATAGATGATTAAAGAACTCCTCTTGCTGCGGCAATATCCTTGGCATGCGATAAATACTAGCTAACTGTTGAGCTTAAGCAAGTTTGCTTGAACCGTTGTTGACTAGTCGCTTAGTTGGACCCAAAAGGTGAGAGGCAGTTTGCCTTCAGAAAAGTCTTGGAGATTCGGAGTGGTGTATATTTTACATATTTGTTTGAGTTTTTCTGCCGCTTTTTCCACGTCCCTTCGAAGAACTTCTTTTTTGATCGAGAGGCAGTTTGTAGAAATAAGCATTTTGCCGAGGGGAGAGAGAAGTTGAAGACCTTGTTCAATTAGCTGTGGTAAATTCTTTTCCACATGGAATGGCCCTATTTTCTTGGCATGGCTGAAAGTTGGAGGATCTAAAATGATGACATCAAATTTTTTCCTCTGGCGCCGCAAACGTGGTAGTATTTCACGAACATCATTAGTGAAAAAGCCATGAGCTTGTGGATTGATGTGGTTAAGTCGGAAATTTTCCCTGCCTCGGTCAAGATGCGAACGCAGGGTATCTACATTCAATGTGTCACATCCCATAGAGGCTGCAACTACTGAAAAGGAGCAAGTATAAGCAAAAAGATTGAGGACTTTGCACTCAGACTTTGCTCTTTTAGT belongs to Verrucomicrobiota bacterium and includes:
- a CDS encoding TIGR00341 family protein — translated: MSNIEPPSKRSMGHHFKELWLILKMIMHKLFSLQGTTDIEGTIDNITRNISIRGTNMWMLISSSVLASVGLDMNSGAILIGAMLISPLMSPIIGMGFSLGTHDRNLFFMALNNLLITVVISLVFSSVYFYMTPLGEITDQLRSRTSPTLLDAIVAIFGGVAGIVACSRTKSLNAIPGVAIATALMPPLCTAGYGIAKGDLGFFMGAFYLFFINALFITAVTYFMVQLLGFPHKHFFEKNQRNKVKIFTIIACLTTLIPSIFFLGNLVKEQKIKAQVNEFVTREINTSLHEAVEWKLEDKGQGGKRLKVYMIGSPVTPEQESLLKEKLIGEAYELDFVNLHIVQMNVPKEKAEKEDSIVVKELISTMEQVKKRDEEIAQLKLAALKVDKDARLLPNLDEEVALIFPEIDRAWYGLMLPMDSSAKKKEVPTLMLTFKRGVKEQFELLESQNEIQTNAQEVEDEVDNQERMTSEEMPSEQPKPILEELSHAKKQDIIQRLRGFLKKRFDKESLHILEYDPTQDMNLVIHAADQMEWKEEQGKEAGNVLESANQKE
- a CDS encoding class I SAM-dependent methyltransferase; the encoded protein is MIRYNKFLSSASNNHAMFIPKSLLEEFALEKTNIHRIYSSPGLWIERYHQHFIISHLPEMDPREILKDLREWLDTHQLVAESIYTRLVTNRPNLRQSPVRIFQESESPYKTTAQEWGLSYQISFAIGYSVGFFMDQRLNRKYLIDFLNTKRAKSECKVLNLFAYTCSFSVVAASMGCDTLNVDTLRSHLDRGRENFRLNHINPQAHGFFTNDVREILPRLRRQRKKFDVIILDPPTFSHAKKIGPFHVEKNLPQLIEQGLQLLSPLGKMLISTNCLSIKKEVLRRDVEKAAEKLKQICKIYTTPNLQDFSEGKLPLTFWVQLSD
- a CDS encoding sodium:solute symporter yields the protein MTRVDYTIIAIYLVSLLIFGVFLAKRASQSSEHYFLGDRKLPWWALGASGMSSNLDIAGTMTLVTMLYWFGLHGFFIEMRGGVVLPIAIFMAFMGKWHRRSQVMTTAEWMQLRFGKDWQGKLARMSAAVTYLVITIGMVVFFLGAAGKFLSVFLPFTILQCQLLMLAIAFLYTVLSGIYGVVWTDVVQSVLIGGAALYVAIVGFSEVTPELLEQWPGATFNRVLPSLFQEELKINTSHGILDYRFFGLCLLVWASKGILEGLGGSGGSAYMAQRFYSAKNESDCLKIGMLWTILFAFRWPMVLGFAVLAISLGVGTKDPEVILPEVLLSEFFPSGVRGIIIAAMLAAAMSTFDSTINAGASYVVKDLYQPLKQSCTEKELVWVGYIASFFIVVTGLFITLNFDSIVGIWVAIVTNLFPAFLVPFALRWFWERFNGAGFTMGILTGFTASLLTFIFVSDEYLHEIHTVLIVASCSLLGSVLGTFMTPQTEEKIRKEFYNTTKPQGLWNKDWKQSDREEHRNNLQTMVVSLMWQISTFLIPMTIMLKMVAETLCLSILWCTASTYLWYQLKANDAKKVEQDP
- the thyX gene encoding FAD-dependent thymidylate synthase — translated: MEKGYTIPILDKGFVRYIDHLGSDTRIVESARISYKSPSKGEEQDKKLLRYLYRNRHTSPFEQCNITFNIKMPIFIMRQFVRHRTFRLNEWSARYSELMDEFYVPTEWRSPDEKNKQGSTTAGLDHDKLTNQVETFNKQAYETYRSLLEQGVARELARTVLPVSIFTEIYVNCDLHNLLHFLHLREDHHAQWEVREVARGMREIAEALYPWTFEAYQEFKVKTVKVETV